One Alistipes sp. ZOR0009 genomic region harbors:
- a CDS encoding DUF2179 domain-containing protein, translating into MDVLTNDPLYTYLLLPLLIFIARICDVTFGTIRIILVSKGVKSIAPFLGFAEVFIWILAISQIMANLNNWICYIAYASGFATGNYVGMILEEKLAMGTLILRIMIPNSAEELVKDLNNNSFGTTNVHADGSLGRVDLVYTIVNRKDLAKVEAIIKGYNPNAFYTIEEVKKVNKGIFPKKEGTGQLLDRWRLGR; encoded by the coding sequence ATGGACGTTTTAACCAATGATCCCTTATATACATACCTGCTTCTGCCGCTATTGATCTTCATTGCTAGAATATGTGATGTAACATTCGGGACTATTCGAATAATCCTTGTTTCGAAAGGAGTTAAAAGTATTGCACCATTCTTGGGTTTTGCCGAAGTTTTTATTTGGATTCTCGCAATAAGCCAAATAATGGCAAATTTGAATAATTGGATTTGCTATATTGCATATGCATCTGGTTTTGCAACAGGAAATTATGTGGGAATGATTCTTGAAGAAAAGTTGGCAATGGGAACACTTATTCTTCGAATAATGATCCCGAACTCGGCAGAAGAACTTGTTAAAGATCTAAATAATAATAGCTTTGGGACAACAAATGTTCATGCAGACGGTTCTTTGGGCCGCGTTGATCTAGTTTATACAATTGTCAATCGAAAAGATTTGGCAAAAGTCGAGGCGATAATAAAAGGATATAACCCAAATGCCTTTTATACTATAGAAGAAGTGAAAAAAGTAAATAAAGGCATTTTCCCAAAAAAAGAAGGAACAGGACAGCTCCTTGACAGATGGAGATTGGGACGGTAA
- a CDS encoding glutathione peroxidase yields the protein MKPILFLLALIVPSLAMSQGKNFFSFTVTSIDGEKVSLSEFKGKKVLVVNVASKCGLTPQYEDLEALYEKYKDQNFVVIGFPANNFMGQEPGTDQEIKSFCTSKFNVSFPMMSKISVKGKDIAPLYKWLTEKAENGKFDAEVQWNFQKFMIDEKGNLVDFVGPRQKPNCEKITNWIEEK from the coding sequence ATGAAACCAATACTATTCTTGTTGGCACTCATCGTCCCTTCACTTGCGATGTCGCAAGGGAAAAACTTTTTCAGCTTCACCGTAACTTCAATTGATGGCGAAAAAGTGAGCTTATCTGAATTTAAAGGTAAGAAAGTACTAGTTGTAAACGTAGCGTCTAAATGTGGCTTAACCCCTCAATACGAGGACTTGGAAGCTCTTTATGAAAAATACAAAGATCAGAATTTTGTTGTTATCGGTTTTCCTGCTAATAATTTTATGGGACAAGAGCCTGGTACAGATCAAGAAATTAAGAGTTTTTGCACATCAAAATTTAATGTTAGCTTTCCAATGATGTCGAAGATTTCTGTAAAAGGGAAGGATATAGCACCACTATATAAATGGCTAACAGAAAAAGCTGAAAACGGTAAATTTGATGCAGAAGTCCAGTGGAATTTCCAAAAATTCATGATAGACGAGAAAGGAAACTTAGTAGACTTTGTCGGACCTAGACAAAAGCCTAATTGCGAAAAGATCACAAATTGGATTGAAGAAAAATAA
- a CDS encoding DUF2764 family protein, protein MIPNQYYYLVTGLPELVFDAENRKVDLQGIKKELKVNVAEEHQKFLDALFLHYDNENVFAYLRNKPVTNDLGTVPVAAYEEFSENKSLFPLYIQDFFADRAKEKSEETKIEEEEKREISPEVDLTTRYYHFVEQYDNKFLKVWFMFDRQLRNILAAFSARKLDKDVSQFLVGNDPITEHLSKNLSADFGLRGEVALMDKVIHALDTSNFLERERRIDQLRWNLIEEINTFNYFNIDKILGFWIKTEIVARWIKLDPATGEELLKRYFTELKGEFDLNAAFDIENEK, encoded by the coding sequence ATGATTCCAAACCAATATTACTATTTGGTTACTGGATTGCCAGAGCTCGTTTTTGATGCTGAAAATCGGAAAGTTGATTTGCAAGGCATTAAAAAGGAACTAAAGGTGAACGTTGCAGAGGAACATCAAAAGTTCCTAGATGCTCTTTTTCTCCATTATGACAATGAAAACGTATTCGCATACCTCAGAAATAAGCCTGTTACTAATGATTTAGGTACAGTTCCTGTTGCTGCATACGAAGAATTTTCAGAAAACAAGTCGCTTTTCCCTCTGTATATTCAGGATTTTTTTGCAGATAGAGCAAAAGAAAAATCTGAAGAAACAAAGATAGAGGAGGAAGAAAAAAGAGAAATTTCACCCGAAGTAGACCTCACAACTCGCTACTATCATTTTGTTGAACAATATGATAATAAGTTTTTAAAAGTTTGGTTTATGTTTGACAGGCAGCTAAGAAATATTTTGGCAGCCTTTAGCGCTCGGAAGTTAGATAAAGATGTCTCTCAGTTTTTAGTTGGTAACGACCCTATAACGGAACATCTGTCTAAAAACTTATCGGCCGACTTTGGACTAAGGGGAGAGGTTGCACTAATGGACAAGGTTATACATGCCTTGGATACCAGTAATTTTTTAGAAAGAGAAAGGCGCATCGACCAGCTAAGATGGAACCTAATTGAAGAAATCAACACTTTTAACTATTTTAATATAGATAAAATTCTTGGTTTCTGGATTAAAACCGAAATAGTTGCTCGTTGGATTAAGCTAGATCCCGCAACAGGAGAAGAACTTCTTAAAAGGTATTTTACAGAATTAAAAGGAGAATTTGATCTAAATGCGGCCTTCGATATTGAAAATGAGAAATAG
- a CDS encoding DUF58 domain-containing protein has protein sequence METSELLKKVRKIEIKSRGLSNQIFAGEYHSAFKGRGMAFSEVREYRYGDDIRNIDWNVSARFNETYIKVFEEERELTVMLLIDVSGSSHFGTQEKFKNELTAEMAAVLSFSSILNNDKVGVILFSDRVEKFIPPQKGRKHILRIIREIIELKPQSNKTNIAEALRYLTNAVKKRCTAFVLSDFNDFEKNYEPRFADALKIAGNKHDVGAIMIYDPRELEIPNVGLLEAVDAETGEVIWVDTASAAVRKGYSAWWNETQITLNNTFAKAKVDCVRVATNEDYVKPLIKLFKHR, from the coding sequence ATGGAGACATCAGAACTACTAAAAAAGGTTCGAAAAATTGAGATAAAATCGCGTGGGTTATCGAATCAGATTTTTGCAGGAGAGTATCATAGCGCCTTTAAAGGGCGAGGTATGGCTTTTAGCGAAGTCCGCGAATACCGTTATGGCGATGATATTCGCAATATAGATTGGAATGTTTCTGCTCGATTTAACGAAACATACATCAAAGTATTTGAGGAAGAACGAGAGTTAACGGTAATGCTGCTTATTGATGTAAGCGGTTCAAGCCATTTTGGGACACAAGAGAAGTTCAAAAATGAGCTTACAGCCGAAATGGCCGCCGTATTGTCCTTTTCATCAATACTCAACAACGATAAGGTTGGCGTAATTCTATTTAGCGATAGAGTTGAGAAGTTTATTCCACCTCAGAAAGGGCGTAAGCATATCCTTAGAATAATTCGAGAAATTATCGAACTAAAGCCACAAAGCAATAAAACCAATATTGCCGAAGCACTTCGTTACTTAACAAATGCCGTTAAGAAGCGCTGTACGGCCTTTGTGCTTTCTGATTTTAATGATTTCGAAAAAAACTATGAGCCTCGCTTTGCCGATGCGCTCAAAATTGCAGGTAACAAGCATGATGTGGGAGCAATAATGATTTACGATCCCCGCGAGCTTGAAATTCCGAATGTTGGTTTACTTGAAGCCGTTGATGCAGAAACAGGCGAAGTTATTTGGGTTGATACCGCTTCAGCGGCAGTTAGAAAAGGCTATAGCGCATGGTGGAATGAGACGCAGATAACGCTCAATAATACTTTTGCCAAGGCTAAGGTGGACTGTGTACGCGTTGCTACGAACGAAGATTATGTTAAACCTTTGATTAAACTTTTCAAGCATCGGTAG
- the truA gene encoding tRNA pseudouridine(38-40) synthase TruA, producing MPRYFIRISYKGTQYHGWQVQPNAVTVQEKLNHALSTLFREQIETLGAGRTDSFVHASYFIAHFNSSKVDIADNPYIIHKINCILPTDITAYSIKPVSDATNARFDAISRTYNYFIHTSKSSFINEFSYHFKGVLNVDDIKNAIPTLFNHTDFTSFSKLHTDVKTNNCKIEAAEWIEYAPNQYVFVIKADRFLRNMVRAIMGTLIDIGKGKVVPEQLDKIISCKNRSLAGTSAPPQGLFLANIEYPESVYKEDGAIEEYFPRFVL from the coding sequence ATGCCTCGCTACTTTATACGAATATCCTACAAGGGCACCCAATACCACGGTTGGCAGGTGCAGCCCAATGCAGTTACCGTACAGGAAAAGTTGAACCATGCACTATCAACCTTGTTTCGTGAGCAAATCGAAACGTTGGGTGCAGGTAGGACTGATTCATTCGTACATGCTTCGTACTTTATTGCACATTTCAACTCATCGAAAGTTGACATAGCAGACAATCCCTATATAATACATAAAATTAATTGCATTCTTCCTACTGATATTACGGCCTATTCAATTAAGCCTGTTAGCGATGCTACAAATGCCCGTTTCGATGCCATCTCACGAACTTACAACTATTTTATACATACCAGTAAAAGTTCGTTCATAAACGAGTTTTCGTATCATTTTAAGGGCGTTTTAAATGTAGATGATATTAAGAACGCAATTCCAACTCTATTTAATCATACCGATTTTACCAGCTTTAGTAAGCTCCATACCGATGTAAAAACGAACAACTGCAAAATAGAGGCTGCAGAATGGATTGAGTATGCTCCTAATCAGTATGTTTTTGTAATAAAAGCCGATCGCTTTTTGCGCAATATGGTAAGAGCTATAATGGGGACTCTTATAGATATTGGGAAAGGCAAAGTTGTTCCAGAGCAGTTAGACAAGATAATAAGCTGCAAGAATAGGTCGTTAGCAGGGACTTCCGCTCCGCCTCAGGGATTATTTTTGGCGAATATCGAGTATCCCGAAAGTGTTTATAAGGAAGATGGAGCCATTGAAGAATATTTTCCAAGATTTGTGTTGTAG
- a CDS encoding BatD family protein: MKRIFSILTLIGFAIVGFAQNVTLVAKAPRVVSVGEQFQLKYEMNVAPDDFNNPDIRNFDVLAGPNMSQFRSTSIINGQVTSSSSITYTYILEAGKEGKFSIPAASIRVNGRTYTSNSLAIEVVKGDAHSTTSRGSAPRETSSGQTKGDIFLKMEVNKTSLYRGEFLIATLKLYSRVDIDGLGDPKFPSFNGFWNQVVEDSDLKLNFSREKYNNKVYESAVIRRYVLFPQQVGKLTIDPFQLSASIVERVAPQSAFDAFFGGGGTLVRKRLSSPAISINVRELPSGAPASFNGAIGAYSISASASKVKMRANDAANLVVKISGTGNVKLLETPKVSFPADFETFDAKISDNVKTTAAGSSGTKTFEFSFIPRSAGKYTIPALEFSFFDSRTNSYRTVKSEPISIEVDPDPTGGSGSSLQGGSTKESIKMLGNDIAYIKVGNTSFTPKGTYFFNTASYWLILILILIVTVAVFLFLQKKERENSDLRFIKNKRANKVAHQRLKKAEILIKSGDTHGFYEEMLKALWGYLSDKLAISVSDLSKERASELLKNRGANEETIAELMQIIEECEFARYAPSGQGEEKSDRFNLAIELISKLEQLKK; encoded by the coding sequence ATGAAGCGCATTTTTTCAATATTAACTTTAATCGGCTTTGCAATTGTAGGCTTTGCTCAAAATGTTACGCTTGTTGCAAAAGCCCCAAGAGTTGTATCAGTTGGTGAACAGTTTCAGCTCAAATACGAGATGAACGTTGCTCCAGATGATTTTAACAATCCGGACATTAGAAATTTTGATGTTTTGGCTGGTCCAAATATGTCACAGTTTAGAAGTACCAGCATTATCAATGGTCAGGTCACTTCATCCTCATCTATAACCTATACCTACATTTTGGAAGCTGGAAAAGAAGGTAAATTTTCCATTCCAGCAGCAAGTATTCGGGTTAATGGGCGTACATATACCTCAAATAGCCTTGCTATTGAAGTCGTAAAAGGGGATGCGCATAGCACTACCTCGAGAGGTAGTGCTCCAAGAGAAACATCTTCAGGACAAACGAAGGGAGATATTTTCTTAAAAATGGAAGTCAACAAAACCTCTCTATATAGAGGTGAATTTTTGATTGCCACGTTAAAGTTATATAGCAGAGTTGATATCGATGGTCTTGGAGATCCTAAATTTCCATCGTTTAATGGATTTTGGAACCAAGTTGTTGAAGACAGCGACTTGAAGCTAAATTTTAGTAGAGAGAAATACAACAACAAGGTATACGAATCTGCGGTGATACGTAGGTACGTTCTTTTCCCACAGCAAGTTGGAAAATTAACCATAGATCCCTTCCAACTATCTGCTTCAATAGTAGAGCGTGTTGCCCCTCAAAGTGCTTTTGATGCCTTTTTTGGAGGAGGAGGAACTCTTGTTCGAAAAAGACTATCAAGTCCTGCTATTTCTATAAATGTTCGCGAATTACCATCAGGTGCTCCTGCTTCTTTTAACGGTGCGATTGGAGCATATAGCATTTCGGCTTCTGCTTCTAAAGTAAAAATGCGAGCAAATGACGCCGCAAATCTAGTGGTAAAAATCTCAGGTACTGGCAACGTTAAGCTATTGGAAACTCCTAAAGTGTCTTTTCCTGCAGATTTTGAAACATTTGATGCAAAAATTAGCGATAATGTTAAAACAACAGCCGCAGGTTCGAGTGGAACAAAAACTTTCGAATTCTCATTTATTCCTCGAAGTGCTGGAAAATATACAATTCCTGCATTAGAGTTTTCGTTCTTTGATTCCCGAACGAACTCATACAGAACAGTTAAATCTGAACCTATTAGTATTGAAGTTGATCCTGATCCGACAGGTGGTTCTGGCAGTTCTCTTCAAGGAGGAAGCACAAAAGAATCTATAAAAATGCTCGGTAACGATATTGCTTACATAAAAGTGGGAAATACATCCTTTACTCCAAAGGGAACCTACTTCTTTAATACAGCAAGTTATTGGCTAATCTTAATTCTTATACTAATTGTAACTGTTGCAGTGTTCTTATTTCTTCAAAAAAAGGAACGGGAGAACTCTGATTTACGCTTTATCAAAAATAAACGAGCAAATAAGGTAGCCCACCAACGATTAAAAAAAGCTGAAATTCTTATTAAATCAGGTGATACTCATGGTTTTTATGAAGAAATGTTGAAAGCACTTTGGGGCTATTTAAGCGACAAGTTGGCTATTTCTGTTTCCGATTTATCGAAAGAAAGAGCAAGTGAGTTGCTCAAAAATAGGGGGGCTAACGAAGAGACCATTGCAGAACTTATGCAAATAATCGAAGAGTGCGAGTTTGCCCGTTATGCACCAAGTGGACAAGGAGAGGAAAAATCAGATCGATTTAATCTTGCCATAGAATTGATTAGCAAGTTGGAACAATTAAAAAAGTAG
- a CDS encoding vWA domain-containing protein, producing MGSYIFHNPNFFYLLLILLPLVVWYIWRNRHFTPKLTVSSIAPLNIVKSSTRRRLRHIPFVLRCIAFALIIIALARPQSTQSKDNVSTEGIDIVLSMDISSSMLAQDFRPDRISAAKDVAIQFINDRPNDRIGMVVFSGESFTQSPLTTDHAALINLIRDVKSGMLEDGTAIGNGLATSVARLKESKAKSKIVILMTDGENNMGEVAPLTAAEIAKTFGIRVYTIGVGTRGRALAPVSNGFGIQMAYVDVKIDEDLLRKISKTTGGEYFRATDNTKLQEIYNKINELERTKFQVDRFTKRSEEFSLFALLAIITLLAEVLFRYLILRRIP from the coding sequence ATGGGAAGTTACATATTTCATAATCCGAATTTTTTCTACCTTTTGCTTATTTTACTACCATTGGTGGTATGGTATATCTGGAGAAATAGGCATTTTACACCCAAATTGACGGTTTCATCAATTGCTCCACTAAATATAGTGAAATCGTCTACCCGACGTAGGCTTCGCCACATTCCTTTTGTGCTACGATGTATTGCTTTTGCTTTGATTATAATTGCATTAGCACGACCTCAATCGACTCAAAGCAAGGACAACGTATCTACAGAAGGCATTGATATTGTTTTGTCAATGGATATATCCAGCAGTATGCTTGCTCAGGACTTCCGTCCGGACCGTATCTCTGCTGCAAAAGATGTTGCAATACAGTTTATCAACGATCGACCTAACGATCGAATTGGAATGGTTGTTTTTTCGGGTGAAAGTTTCACCCAATCGCCATTAACTACAGATCATGCTGCGCTAATTAATTTAATTAGAGATGTTAAAAGCGGGATGCTTGAAGATGGAACTGCAATCGGAAATGGATTGGCAACCTCTGTTGCCCGTTTAAAAGAGAGTAAAGCGAAAAGCAAAATTGTTATTTTGATGACCGATGGAGAAAATAACATGGGAGAAGTGGCGCCTCTAACTGCTGCAGAAATTGCAAAAACATTTGGTATTAGGGTGTATACAATTGGGGTTGGAACTCGTGGTCGAGCGTTGGCTCCTGTTTCTAACGGCTTTGGCATCCAAATGGCGTATGTAGATGTAAAAATAGACGAAGATTTGCTGCGTAAGATATCAAAAACTACAGGAGGAGAGTATTTTAGAGCCACAGACAACACGAAACTTCAGGAAATTTACAACAAAATTAACGAGCTCGAGCGTACTAAGTTTCAGGTTGATCGCTTTACAAAACGAAGTGAAGAGTTTTCTCTTTTTGCGCTGCTTGCAATTATTACCCTGCTTGCAGAAGTACTGTTTAGATACCTAATTTTAAGACGCATCCCTTAA
- a CDS encoding AAA family ATPase, with amino-acid sequence MSEIVNIKELNDRIQQESSFVDIINMEMNKVIVGQKHLVESLMIGLLSDGHVLLEGVPGLAKTLAINTLASIIQAKFSRIQFTPDLLPADLIGTMIYSPKNEEFNVKKGPVFANFILADEINRSPAKVQSALLEAMQEHQVTIGDSTFKLPEPFLVLATQNPLEQEGTYPLPEAQVDRFMLKVIIKYPKKEEEKLIIRQNIIGEFPRPTAVLKPEDIIRARKVVRDVYLDEKIERYIVDIVFATREPNTYGLGKFENMISYGGSPRASISLALAAKAYAFIKRRGYVIPEDIRAVAHDVLRHRIGLTYEAEAENITSEDIITEILNTVEVP; translated from the coding sequence ATGAGCGAAATTGTGAATATCAAGGAACTAAACGACAGAATTCAGCAAGAAAGTTCATTTGTTGACATCATCAACATGGAGATGAACAAGGTGATTGTAGGGCAAAAGCACCTTGTCGAAAGTTTGATGATTGGACTATTATCGGATGGTCACGTTCTGTTAGAAGGAGTGCCTGGTTTAGCAAAAACTCTTGCAATAAATACCCTAGCCAGCATTATTCAGGCAAAATTTAGCCGTATCCAGTTTACACCAGACTTACTACCAGCCGATCTTATTGGAACGATGATATACAGTCCTAAAAACGAAGAGTTTAATGTAAAAAAGGGACCTGTATTTGCCAACTTTATCCTAGCCGATGAAATCAACCGTTCTCCAGCAAAAGTTCAAAGTGCACTACTGGAAGCTATGCAGGAGCATCAGGTTACTATTGGAGATAGCACTTTTAAGCTTCCCGAGCCATTCCTCGTTTTGGCAACTCAAAACCCGCTGGAGCAGGAAGGAACCTATCCTCTTCCAGAAGCGCAGGTTGACCGCTTTATGCTTAAGGTAATCATCAAGTATCCAAAAAAAGAGGAAGAAAAGCTTATTATTCGTCAAAATATTATAGGTGAATTTCCACGTCCAACAGCAGTCCTAAAGCCTGAAGATATTATTCGAGCCAGAAAGGTAGTTCGTGATGTATACCTTGACGAAAAAATTGAGCGATACATTGTAGATATCGTTTTTGCAACTCGTGAACCCAACACCTACGGTTTAGGGAAATTCGAGAACATGATTTCATACGGCGGATCACCACGTGCCAGCATCAGCTTAGCATTAGCAGCAAAAGCGTATGCCTTTATTAAAAGACGCGGATACGTTATCCCTGAAGATATAAGAGCCGTAGCTCACGACGTGCTACGTCACCGTATTGGCTTAACCTATGAAGCTGAGGCTGAGAATATCACCTCCGAAGATATTATTACAGAAATACTCAATACTGTTGAAGTTCCATAG
- a CDS encoding tetratricopeptide repeat protein gives MMKYYFIITLLFVSLSSFGQVRKLVRKGNKEFDKGNFKQAELNFRQAQAADTASGDVTYNIGNALYMQKKYQESMNAYQHSISQNKEPGRLAINLHNAGNALFKMQNYKESIEAYKKALRINPTDSETRYNLALAQQKLKDQQKKDNNKNKNQDKNKDKNKDKNKDQNKKNDKKDQNKDKDNKDNKNNKDQNKQQQKQPQPKISKEDAQRMLDALQTSENGAQERVKAQRVKARTRKIDKNW, from the coding sequence ATGATGAAATATTACTTTATAATTACGCTTTTATTCGTTTCTTTATCTTCTTTTGGGCAAGTTCGAAAACTTGTTAGAAAGGGTAATAAAGAGTTTGATAAAGGCAATTTCAAACAGGCAGAACTTAACTTTCGCCAAGCTCAGGCTGCGGATACTGCATCAGGAGATGTTACCTATAATATAGGTAATGCCCTATATATGCAAAAGAAATATCAGGAGTCAATGAATGCCTACCAACATAGCATTAGCCAGAATAAAGAACCTGGTAGGTTGGCCATAAATTTGCATAATGCGGGTAATGCTTTATTTAAAATGCAGAACTACAAGGAGAGTATAGAAGCCTACAAAAAGGCATTACGAATAAATCCTACTGACAGCGAAACGAGATATAACCTAGCACTCGCACAACAAAAATTGAAAGACCAACAGAAAAAGGATAATAATAAAAATAAGAATCAAGATAAAAATAAGGATAAAAACAAAGACAAGAATAAAGACCAAAATAAAAAGAATGACAAAAAAGACCAGAACAAAGACAAGGATAACAAAGATAATAAGAATAATAAGGACCAAAATAAGCAGCAGCAAAAGCAACCTCAGCCTAAAATTTCTAAAGAGGATGCTCAACGAATGTTGGATGCTTTACAAACAAGTGAAAATGGGGCTCAAGAGCGTGTAAAGGCCCAAAGAGTGAAAGCTCGCACAAGAAAAATTGACAAAAACTGGTAG
- a CDS encoding tetratricopeptide repeat protein has protein sequence MKRYLLIVISLLLGTNFVSAQVYEQTFEEGNKLYAEANFKAAASQYQKIVDAGYASSKLFYNLGNAYYKQKQYAKAILYFEKAYVLNPSDSQIKHNLEFTRLQTRDKIEAIPSFFIKEWADGIRNLLSANGWSWLSLASLLSAGILFILYRFTGTIFLKKIYFSLSCFFVLVLIVAIWNANSKTQSIRYPNSAIVMAPVVVVKSSPDQSGKELYVIHEGTKITLTDTPSVPGWREIKIADGNVGWVQNSTFEVI, from the coding sequence ATGAAAAGATATTTATTAATCGTTATATCATTGCTATTGGGCACAAATTTTGTGTCAGCTCAAGTTTATGAGCAAACTTTTGAAGAGGGAAATAAGCTTTATGCTGAGGCTAACTTTAAGGCTGCAGCCTCTCAGTATCAAAAAATTGTAGATGCAGGATATGCATCTAGCAAACTTTTTTACAATTTGGGGAATGCATACTACAAGCAAAAACAGTATGCAAAAGCAATCCTTTATTTTGAAAAAGCGTATGTGCTCAATCCTTCTGATTCTCAAATAAAGCATAACCTAGAATTTACACGTCTTCAAACAAGAGACAAAATTGAAGCGATACCTTCATTTTTTATAAAAGAATGGGCTGATGGAATTCGTAATTTGCTAAGCGCGAATGGATGGTCTTGGCTTAGCTTAGCATCCCTTCTATCTGCAGGAATTCTCTTCATACTATATCGATTTACAGGGACGATATTTTTAAAAAAAATCTACTTTTCCCTATCATGCTTCTTTGTATTAGTGCTAATTGTAGCCATCTGGAATGCAAACTCAAAAACTCAAAGCATTCGATACCCAAATTCAGCTATTGTAATGGCACCTGTTGTTGTTGTTAAAAGTTCTCCAGATCAATCTGGAAAAGAGTTGTATGTAATTCATGAAGGCACAAAAATTACGCTAACAGACACACCTTCAGTTCCAGGTTGGAGAGAAATCAAAATTGCAGACGGAAATGTAGGGTGGGTTCAAAACAGCACATTCGAAGTTATTTAA
- a CDS encoding low molecular weight phosphatase family protein — MKKILIVGEDNACRSQMAEGWMRYYTKNYAEVTSAGVVASPLDLNAAHAMSQAIIDISKQTSKTLESVVNETYDFVLFVFTPTNLTAFSFNGAPQIVVKPFLRPISGASKKETDANYAKIQDEIENYCFEFVHQYVRKMY, encoded by the coding sequence ATGAAAAAGATACTTATAGTCGGAGAGGATAATGCCTGTCGCTCCCAAATGGCCGAAGGTTGGATGCGGTATTACACCAAAAACTATGCAGAGGTTACCAGTGCTGGAGTAGTGGCAAGTCCGCTTGATTTGAATGCAGCTCACGCTATGTCGCAGGCCATTATCGATATTTCGAAGCAAACAAGCAAAACACTCGAATCTGTTGTCAACGAAACATATGATTTTGTGCTATTTGTTTTTACACCTACCAATTTAACAGCATTCTCATTTAATGGAGCTCCACAAATCGTGGTTAAACCTTTTCTGCGTCCTATTAGTGGCGCAAGCAAAAAGGAAACTGATGCTAATTATGCCAAAATACAAGACGAAATAGAAAACTATTGCTTTGAGTTTGTACATCAGTACGTTCGTAAAATGTACTAG
- a CDS encoding vWA domain-containing protein has product MFRFAEPVYLYLLFVIPILVVLYYFYARMRRKNMEKYGQHSIVIMLAPNVSTKRMMLKFILLCLAYAFLVLSLSRPQFGSKIKEVKTNGVEIVVALDVSNSMLADDLKPDRLSTAKLALSRLVDRLRDDRLGLVVFAGDAYTQLPITSDFVSAKMFFSSINPNLVPQQGTALGKAIELGVKSFSSTSKNSRVLIVISDGENHEDDPIAAAELAKKEGIRIYTVGVGQPQGSPIPTNSGYLKDKDGNIVITRLDEQTLQKVAEAAGGKYIHATSANFGLSSILDDVRKMDKMELKSYVYEDYDEQFQLLLLASLLILLLDSIIVQTKNIWLSKIDIFKSK; this is encoded by the coding sequence ATGTTCAGATTTGCAGAACCTGTATATCTTTATTTACTATTCGTAATACCGATTTTGGTAGTACTCTACTACTTTTATGCGCGTATGCGGCGTAAAAACATGGAGAAATATGGCCAGCATAGCATCGTTATAATGCTAGCTCCAAATGTTTCAACTAAAAGGATGATGCTGAAATTCATTCTACTATGCCTTGCCTATGCTTTCCTTGTCTTGTCGCTATCTCGACCACAATTTGGTTCTAAAATAAAAGAAGTCAAAACTAATGGAGTTGAGATTGTTGTTGCACTCGACGTCTCGAATAGCATGTTGGCAGACGATTTAAAACCAGATCGGTTATCTACTGCAAAGTTAGCGCTATCGCGTTTGGTTGATAGGTTAAGAGATGACAGGCTTGGATTGGTTGTATTTGCAGGTGATGCCTATACGCAGTTGCCAATAACATCCGATTTTGTATCGGCCAAAATGTTTTTCAGCTCAATTAATCCAAATTTGGTTCCGCAACAAGGAACCGCATTAGGTAAAGCCATTGAATTGGGTGTAAAATCCTTTTCTAGTACTTCCAAAAACTCGCGTGTTCTAATCGTAATTTCAGATGGAGAAAACCACGAGGATGATCCTATAGCAGCTGCAGAATTGGCAAAAAAAGAAGGTATCAGAATTTATACAGTAGGAGTTGGGCAGCCTCAAGGATCGCCAATTCCCACAAATAGCGGCTATTTAAAGGATAAAGATGGAAACATTGTCATAACCCGGCTAGACGAACAAACTCTCCAAAAGGTAGCCGAAGCTGCTGGTGGAAAATATATCCACGCTACAAGCGCTAACTTTGGTTTAAGCAGCATATTAGATGATGTTCGAAAAATGGATAAAATGGAGTTAAAGTCTTACGTATACGAAGATTACGATGAGCAGTTTCAGCTTTTGCTGTTAGCTTCTCTACTCATTCTCCTGCTAGATTCCATTATTGTTCAAACCAAGAACATTTGGTTAAGCAAAATCGATATTTTTAAAAGTAAGTAG